The nucleotide window TCGTGTCGATTAACGAGAACTTGGTGCTCAAGTGTATCAATTCTCTGAACATCAGCAGAGAGCTTTTTGAGATCAAATTGACGACCTCACTATTCAAAATAAATGAAGAATCGAACGAAAATGATATTATGAAAGCTTTATCAGCAGAGAAAGGATCAAATGGTAACACACATTCTCTCTCCTTCAAGGAGTTTTTAGAGAAGCACTCTAGTCATATCAATACCAGCAACAAATCAATGCTGGCGGAAGGCGATGAAACGTTTGGAAAGCTACTCTCTTTATTCGTGGAGGCCGTCGGGAGGACATTCCCAGCAGGATTGTTTCTGTCTTCTTTTTTCACAACTATGGAGAGTCGAATAACTTTCTTGGTTAGAGTACTTATTTCCCCTGCCGCACCAATCGCCCTAAAATCAATCTCATTGAGTAACATATCAAAATACATCAATAGCATCGACAAGGAATCCAATGTTTTCACGCTAGTACCCTGCTTGATTTGTGCATTAAACGATGTCTCTAAAAATGTCAGACTTGGCGTCAAGAGAGTCTTGGCTCAGATCGCCAAAAGGCCTTTCACAAAGCACTACTTCATGAGTAATAAACTTTATGGGGAGAACAAGGAGATACCAATGTTAAGTCCAAAAGACGGTGAATTTTGGCTTACTCACTTCCTAAATGCATAcattattgaaaattacGATATCTCGACTCTAAtaattccaaagaaaaatgaGAAAGTGTATCTACTGTTCTGGGGAAATCAGGCCTTATTGATGCCTCTTCCTTCGCCAAAAACAATAATCCTCAAGTATTTGAATGCTAAACTAACTTCCTCCTCTGGTGCCAATACTGCCCTTTTCGCAGACTTCATTTCCAGTTACCTAAATAATAGAGAGGAATGGGAAGAGCGTTGTAGGAACAACAAaaccaaatttgatgaattcgAAGGATCTCTAGTGAATTTAATCTCGCCCAAGGAGAGGAACGATTTCATGATTGACTTTATCATTGATTCACTAAAATCGAATTACGAGGCTCTCGCCGGCTTGGTAGCggaaaaactacaaaagatcttcagttctttgaaattcaatcaACAGCTAAAAATCGTTCAGAGTATTCTTGAGACCGCTGCTACTGGCGATGCAGTTCCGGCCTATGACGCTGTGGGTACTTTACAATCTTTGCCTTTGGACACTAACATATTCGTATCGATATTGTCACAAAACAGGATTCACACTGATAGTGAGCTATCAGAGCTGccaaaaagaagaagaaggcgGTCATCTGCTAACAAGGCAGCTTTGCAGAAAGAGGAGGTCTCACACATCGCAGAAGCACATCTAAGGAAGCTTACCATCATTTTAGAAGCGCTGGATAGATCTAAGGTCGGGGGTTCGGAACCGCTGTTATCAAACCTACTTTGGTTAGTATCCGATTTGGAAACGCTAGAAAAAGACGGTGGTTTGCCTGTTTTGTATgctcaagaaactttagCTTCTTGTATGTTAAACACAATCAACTCATTGAACGACGGTAGTGCaccaaaaccaaagaacgTCCGAGCTGACGTGGTTGTTTCGGCTATCAGAAATTCCACCTCTCCTCAGGTCCAGAACAAGTTGCTGTTGGTCGTTGGTGCCTTAGCCAACCTAGACTCGGAGACTGTTCTTCATTCTGTCATGCCGATATTCACATTCATGGGCGCTCATAGTATCCGccaagatgatgaattcACTAATcaagttgttgaaaataCCATTCAGACCATCGTGCCAGctttgttgaagaacagCGAAAATGCTAAAGATGAAGTAGAATTTCTGTTGATGAGTTTCACTACGGCTTTGCAACATGTCCCCAAGCATAGGAGAGTGAAGCTATATTCCACTTTAGTGAAATCTCTGGGTCCATCGAGGGCTATAGCACCATTTTTGTTCCTTATCGCACAGCAGTATTCTGCGGAcatcaaaagtttcaagatAAGCGAAGCCAGAAACCTTgttgaatttatcaaatcTCTGATGACTAACTTTGATGTGATCGAGCAACTTAATGGACTTTGCGAATACTTATCTTTGCTTAAACTCCTAATAAGTGCAAACGaaaacgaagaagaaaaggaaTCCTTGAAATTGCGGGCGCCCTTCACCGGTGGTATACTAAACTTCCCTCATGTCGAGTTTCTAAGCTTCTTGCAAAACGCGTTGACATTCATCGATAAAACCATCGAAGAAACTGAGGTTGGGTATTACGATATTAACGGtagcttcaaaatcaaggtTTACTCTGCTCTTTTGGATACCagaaatgatgatttattTGTGAAAAAAGTGAGATCAAAGTTTGGATCCTTCTTGGAATCGCTTCTAGCTTTCATTAATCAAGTGAGTAAGCAATGCCTTAAATCACAAGGTGAAAATGAGGATTCCGCTACGGAAATGGAACTCACCGATACTGAAGGCGATATTAAAAAGACTCTATTCCTACTTCTGAGTCACCTCCTGAATGTGTTGCCAGTACGCGACTTTGTCGATGCTGTTTTACCTCTCTTTTCGATcagtgaagatgaagatattaGATACCATCTCACGCTTGTTATTGGTACTAAATTTGCCGAGGAAGGGCCAGAAGCTTCCTCTGCCGCCGAGCAAGTCATTGTAATACTTTTGGAGAGAATTCCTATTGAAAAAGACTGTTACAACAATATTCAAGTATCGTTCAACACTGTGGCATCTCTCGTCACCACTTTTGGCTCGAACCTTCCAAAGCCACTAGTTACAGATGTTCTCAAATTAGCAACCGAAAACCTGAACTCTACCAAGAGCGAGGTCATAATATCATCGCTTGCCGTCGTGACGAGTTGCATACAGGCACTCGGGGTGAAGTCGATCGCCTTCTATCCAAAGATAGTACCGCCAGCTCTCAAAATCTTCCAGGATTtacaggatgatgaagaaaactACCTAAGAGAGCAACTACAATTAGCAATATTGTTACTCTTCGCAGCACTAATCAAAAAGTTACCAAGCTTTGTCATGTCTAATTTGGCAGACGTTTTCAAAGTTATCCTATTTTCAGGTGACGTTAGTGTATCCACTAGGCTATCTATCATTTCTCtcattgttgaaaatgtcgATTTAAAAGAAGTTCTGAAGGTGCTGTACAAACTATGGGACCAGTATGTTAGTACAACAACGGACTCAATCGCAGTCTCGTTGTTTTTGAGTGCCTTACAATCTACAGTCGAGACGATAGACAAGAAGTCGGCTACTTCACAATCAcctatcttcttcaaactgcTATTGGTCTTGTTCGAATACAGATCGATTAGTGGTTTTGATGACAACACTATCAATCGTATAGAAAGCACCGTCTATCAAATTGCTAACACTTACGTGTTGAAGCTCAACGATAAAGTGTTCAGGCCATTATTTGTCATCCTTGTCAGATGGTCATTTGATGGAGAAGGTGTAACGAATACAAGTATGACAGAAGTCGAAAGACTAACgagtttcttcaagttcttcaacaaattgcAAGAGAACCTGAAAGTCATCATTACCTCTTATTTCACGTACTTGCTCGAACCTGTCAGTgaactattgaaaaaatttgtTAACAGAAAGATCGTCAACGTCAACTTACGCCGTGTTGTATTGAATTCCTTGACAtcatccttcaaatatGATAGAGACGAGTACTGGAAATCAACTTCTCGTTTTGAGCTGATTTGCGAACCATTAGTGGATCAACTATCAAACGTCGAAGGTGTAATCGGCAAGTACCTGGTGAAAGCAATTGCTTCGCTCGCAGCAAACAACAATCGTGTGGATGAGCACAACAAGTTTATGCATAGGCTCCTAGTCAAGCATATGAAAGCTACTTGCTCTTCTAACGAGAAGCTCTGGGCTGTTAGAGCTCTAAAAATGATCTATTCCAAGGTCGGTGAAAGCTGgctggttcttcttcctcaattGGTTCCAACTATAGTGGAACTTctggaagatgaagatgaggaagttGAACATGAAGTTAGATCCGGGCTGGTTAAAGTTGTTGAGAACGTTCTGGGCGAACCTTTCGATAGATATTTGGACTAAGAGTTATATAAACCTAAATTAAAGAACTTTTACACTATCAATTTATTACATCCACCTACCAAGGTGAAATCAATTCCCAAGTGCTGCTTTGCAGCTATCATTTTAAAATCAAACACTAATGCTATTAGGATTTTGATCTAAAAGCGGCCAGGTTTTGAAAAGTAAAATAAAGCTTCGATCAAtgtgaacttgaaaaacCAATAGAGCAGAGCCTCTGTGATGTCAACCCTACCGACCAGCAATCGAAATTTCCATCAAAATGTTAGTGATGGTTCTTCGATCCCAATTGTCCTCAGGAGACTCTATAGAACACCTAAAAACTTGGATTTTGAGACGGCTCTCTGGGAGATGATTCACCTAATATTTAAGCCAAGAAAGGCTTTCAGATCTTTTTATTACCAACATCAGACCAAACATCAGTGGGCAAGAGATGATCCTTCTTTTTTTATCTTGCAAATAGGCCTGTTACTTCTGAGCTCAATGGTTTGGTCGATCGTCTATGGTCATTCGTTCCTTGGATTTataaggatgatgatgaacatGATTTTCATTGActtttttctctttggaTTTGCAGTAGCTACCACATTCTGGCTAATACTTAATCGACCATACTTCAAATTTAGATCAGCGTCAGAATCTCAGGTCGAGTGGGCTTACTGCTTCGATGTGCACTGCAATGCATTTCTAATCATATGGGTTTTACTCtacttccttcaatttgtgCTGTTACCAATTATTAAGCTTCATAGATGGATTGGACTCTTCGTCGGTAACACACTATATTGCTTGGCATTTGGGCATTATTTCATTTTGACTTTTTATGGCTACAGTCAGTTGCCTTTCCTCAAGAGTATAAATTTCATGCTGATTCCAGCCTTAGCATTCGCTGTGCTGTATATAATCAGTCTTATTGGGATAGACCTATCACAAGTGCTGAGCTTTTATAAATATCAGTAGAATGGCTTCGAGGAGTTACGATTTCGACAACATTTGATTTCGAGTATTATGAGTTCCTACAGAGTAGAAAATGAAATGATTACAAACGAGCTGTCACTTGTCTATTATACAAATTCGCAACGAAAGTGCGATATGCAAATGTATATAAAATTTACTGCGGATTTGACATGTGCCTAATCGAATTCAAGCCTCTCGGATTCGAGCCACATTCTATTACTATGGCTTCTGCCACGGACAATAGAACTACGCAACTCTTTGTCACCAATTGATGTCAGCGCTTTATCTTCGAACATATCTTCGCTATTTCTTCGGTGTAGATTGTCGTCCAGGAAATTTGTTAACAGGAGATCATTTTGGGTACAGTTGATGTTTTTTATTGCAGGATGAGCACTTAGTGTGCTTTctgatggtgatgatgatgaaatgtTTCCCATTTGACTCTCACCCTGTTTTTCTATAGATAGCTGGTTGATCATAGAGACGATCATTTTACCTCCCGGTCTTCCTGAATAGGAGTTGCATCTCGTTACAGATTTGAGTTCTCTATTGATACCCTCGGACACTGATTTAGTCCTTATGTCAGTATTAGTGGTCCAATATCGTAAAAGAGTGTCAGAATCCGTGTTTGTGACATCTGAGTGAAAGCGCTGAGTATCTCGCGTACTTTCAgatttcatcctcaaaGTGTCCAACCTCAGCTGCAGCCTGCTAGAGTTGCTTTTGCTAGAGATTGAGTTTCgagtcttcttcttagtcAATGCATTCAAGTCTCCTTTaaaattttgcaaaattaAAGAGTCTCGGCGTGAAATGGGGTTAGCTGAGCTCTTCAGAGCACTATCGGTAAGTGGTGAATGACTAGAGCTACTCACATCACTATGATCTTTTAAAGAGTTGAATGCATCATCATCGACCCACTTGTTGTCAAAGGAaaattctttctcaaaaatgtCGTCGTTAAGAGCAGTTGATATTTCATCACATAAGATCTTACTgacatcatcatcagattcTTTCCCGGGTGTCTCAGCCTTCGTAATAACTTCTTTAATATCAGGATTACTCGCAGATATCCCAATAGGTTCATTTTTAAACGAGCtgaccttcttgatctcctGACTAGAATGTGCTCTTCGTGGTAGCTTGATGCGCCCTGTAGTGGGCAAATCAACTGTACTAGAATTGCTTGAGAAACGcgtcaaattcaaatcGTTCTCATAAAAACTGATTGGATTTCGGGTTTTTGGTGCCCGGGAATCGCCGGCTAAACTCAAACTCAAAGTGGAGGATGAATTCATTCTAGATGAATTTTGTGAGCTTTTTGGAGTGCTAGCTCTCGAATTCGGTGCCGGGTCCTTGCCAAGATGTTCTATCGATACTATGTCTGCGGAGTGTTTCTTATCCATGACATTTTTGTAGAGGTAATTGAGGGTACAGCTTCGCCTTTTGAAGgctttcattcttgatgGGTGATTTGTTTGTTCACAAGGTAAAACAGGACTCTCGTTATCAAATTCTGTTAAGGGATAGAGGTTCGTACTCATTGGTGCCGACGATTTTCGGCACATCATCGTACTTGGATCCAGGCTCTTCGCCCACTAATTGCTGACTAGTTCTCATAGTTGGACAAGATGTATGCCTAAAATCAATGTTGTTTCCTTATATTAAGACGTTAAAGTATCAGGTAGATACGGCCCCCCTTGAGACGTCGACTAACGATAGCGATTTGAAGATGCTTATCAGTTCGAGATTACTTTATCTGCACCTCGCGCAGCAACTTGCGCACCACACGACCGGCGTAACGATGCGACCAGGAAAAGCCGTATGTTCAGCGAGGAAGGTTTTTCGAGCGCGGTGTACGGGCTAATTGTAAAATGATGctgatcttcttgttgGTTCATCAATCGTAGATATCAATTGGTGGGATTCTGTCAACATTGTAAAACCAGTTTTTCGATTCTGTCTCCTTTGCCAACCATTCCGTAGGGAAGACAACCAAGTGTCCATGCACTCGTTCTAAAATTCTTCTGGCTGTGTACTTATCAAAAATCCGTTGATTGAATCCGAACAGAAGACTGCCAGATAATCTCATTCTCAACGCAGTTGCCTTTGAGCGCTTGCTTTGTGTCTCGCCCGGTCTTGGAGAGTCTCCTTTCCCAGCGCCTCTATGAAGACCTTCTTGAGGAACTTCAGCTATCTTGGTTCCTTTTTCA belongs to Torulaspora delbrueckii CBS 1146 chromosome 4, complete genome and includes:
- the UTP10 gene encoding snoRNA-binding rRNA-processing protein UTP10 (similar to Saccharomyces cerevisiae UTP10 (YJL109C); ancestral locus Anc_1.253); translation: MSIDRNVQSKDENKNLDNAINGYLMLVSSKWHLAPTLHATEWLVRRFQIHICNAETFLLSAINYYQTPTFKRILSIIKLPPLFNSLSSFVRSERNPSNVTIIKLFNDMGFLKMYANYLNKCIKKKTTYTNQMLFTSCCFINLIAFNSNNDEKLNDLVPIFLEIAAKLLASNSVDCQIAAHCILVVLAAALPLKKVIILAATETILANLESAKAKNSALVTICKLWQTLKGPGNVDQFPAPLYELLESRLGLDFIIEHLKKSERASCDKFVTSYIRAIARYDHSKLSEIVKILNEIELENFEERLIVTDLIHLSEVLEDKSQLITLFEYFVSINENLVLKCINSLNISRELFEIKLTTSLFKINEESNENDIMKALSAEKGSNGNTHSLSFKEFLEKHSSHINTSNKSMLAEGDETFGKLLSLFVEAVGRTFPAGLFLSSFFTTMESRITFLVRVLISPAAPIALKSISLSNISKYINSIDKESNVFTLVPCLICALNDVSKNVRLGVKRVLAQIAKRPFTKHYFMSNKLYGENKEIPMLSPKDGEFWLTHFLNAYIIENYDISTLIIPKKNEKVYLLFWGNQALLMPLPSPKTIILKYLNAKLTSSSGANTALFADFISSYLNNREEWEERCRNNKTKFDEFEGSLVNLISPKERNDFMIDFIIDSLKSNYEALAGLVAEKLQKIFSSLKFNQQLKIVQSILETAATGDAVPAYDAVGTLQSLPLDTNIFVSILSQNRIHTDSELSELPKRRRRRSSANKAALQKEEVSHIAEAHLRKLTIILEALDRSKVGGSEPLLSNLLWLVSDLETLEKDGGLPVLYAQETLASCMLNTINSLNDGSAPKPKNVRADVVVSAIRNSTSPQVQNKLLLVVGALANLDSETVLHSVMPIFTFMGAHSIRQDDEFTNQVVENTIQTIVPALLKNSENAKDEVEFLLMSFTTALQHVPKHRRVKLYSTLVKSLGPSRAIAPFLFLIAQQYSADIKSFKISEARNLVEFIKSLMTNFDVIEQLNGLCEYLSLLKLLISANENEEEKESLKLRAPFTGGILNFPHVEFLSFLQNALTFIDKTIEETEVGYYDINGSFKIKVYSALLDTRNDDLFVKKVRSKFGSFLESLLAFINQVSKQCLKSQGENEDSATEMELTDTEGDIKKTLFLLLSHLLNVLPVRDFVDAVLPLFSISEDEDIRYHLTLVIGTKFAEEGPEASSAAEQVIVILLERIPIEKDCYNNIQVSFNTVASLVTTFGSNLPKPLVTDVLKLATENLNSTKSEVIISSLAVVTSCIQALGVKSIAFYPKIVPPALKIFQDLQDDEENYLREQLQLAILLLFAALIKKLPSFVMSNLADVFKVILFSGDVSVSTRLSIISLIVENVDLKEVLKVLYKLWDQYVSTTTDSIAVSLFLSALQSTVETIDKKSATSQSPIFFKLLLVLFEYRSISGFDDNTINRIESTVYQIANTYVLKLNDKVFRPLFVILVRWSFDGEGVTNTSMTEVERLTSFFKFFNKLQENLKVIITSYFTYLLEPVSELLKKFVNRKIVNVNLRRVVLNSLTSSFKYDRDEYWKSTSRFELICEPLVDQLSNVEGVIGKYLVKAIASLAANNNRVDEHNKFMHRLLVKHMKATCSSNEKLWAVRALKMIYSKVGESWLVLLPQLVPTIVELLEDEDEEVEHEVRSGLVKVVENVLGEPFDRYLD
- the GMH1 gene encoding Gmh1p (similar to Saccharomyces cerevisiae GMH1 (YKR030W); ancestral locus Anc_1.252); translation: MSTLPTSNRNFHQNVSDGSSIPIVLRRLYRTPKNLDFETALWEMIHLIFKPRKAFRSFYYQHQTKHQWARDDPSFFILQIGLLLLSSMVWSIVYGHSFLGFIRMMMNMIFIDFFLFGFAVATTFWLILNRPYFKFRSASESQVEWAYCFDVHCNAFLIIWVLLYFLQFVLLPIIKLHRWIGLFVGNTLYCLAFGHYFILTFYGYSQLPFLKSINFMLIPALAFAVLYIISLIGIDLSQVLSFYKYQ
- the TDEL0D01260 gene encoding uncharacterized protein gives rise to the protein MMCRKSSAPMSTNLYPLTEFDNESPVLPCEQTNHPSRMKAFKRRSCTLNYLYKNVMDKKHSADIVSIEHLGKDPAPNSRASTPKSSQNSSRMNSSSTLSLSLAGDSRAPKTRNPISFYENDLNLTRFSSNSSTVDLPTTGRIKLPRRAHSSQEIKKVSSFKNEPIGISASNPDIKEVITKAETPGKESDDDVSKILCDEISTALNDDIFEKEFSFDNKWVDDDAFNSLKDHSDVSSSSHSPLTDSALKSSANPISRRDSLILQNFKGDLNALTKKKTRNSISSKSNSSRLQLRLDTLRMKSESTRDTQRFHSDVTNTDSDTLLRYWTTNTDIRTKSVSEGINRELKSVTRCNSYSGRPGGKMIVSMINQLSIEKQGESQMGNISSSSPSESTLSAHPAIKNINCTQNDLLLTNFLDDNLHRRNSEDMFEDKALTSIGDKELRSSIVRGRSHSNRMWLESERLEFD